The stretch of DNA TGCCATTCTCGCTCAACGTGTTGCCCACGCGGAAGCCCACCATCGCATACCGATTCCGAGATCCCTCGGGAAGCTGAGCGAGAAATCTGCCCATCACCATAAACGAGTCGCGGTTGTAGAAGTCGTCGCAGTTGATCACGCAGAACGGTTCCTTCACCACGTCTTTGGCCATGAGCACGGCGTGGTTCGTACCCCAGGGCTTTTCTCTGCCTTCAGGCACCTCGAACCCGGCGGGCAGAGCGTCGATGCTTTGAAACACAAGTTCGGCGGGGATGTGCCCCTCATACTTCGAGAGAATTCTCTCGCGGAAGTCTTGCTCGAAATCTTTACGGATGACGAAAACGATTTTGCCGAATCCCGCCTTGATGGCATCGTAGATGGAATAGTCCATAATGGTTTCGCCGTTGGGACCGAGCCCGTCGAGCTGCTTCAATCCGCCGTAGCGACTTCCCATGCCGGCGGCGAGCAATAACAATGTTGGTTTCATTCTTTTCTTCTATTTAAGATTGTACTTGCAAATGTAATAAAAAAAAGTGAGAGGGGAAAAGGCAACCTCGAATTGCCCCCTCTTGCGCAGTCTCGCATCTACATTCTCCAACGCGATATTTGCCCATTTCGAAAGATTGTATTACCTTTGCCACCGCTTTCTTGATGGAAGCACAGATGCCTCCAAAGAAAGGATTGATCTTCAGAACAGAAGAAACAAAAGGAAACGATGTAGCGTATGTGTATATATAATAAAGGTGTAATGGCAGGGCAGAAAGGTACCAACTTTTCTGCATCTTTTAACGCCTTTCCTTTGGTAGTCTGCGAGAAAATGGCTATCTTACATACACAATATGCGCACCTATTGGTAGCGTAATACTTTTTCACTTTTTCCTACGCGCGCGAAACGCAGCGAAACTATTGCCTGCAAAGGGATTCTCAGCAAATCTCTTTGCAGGCTTTTTCGTGTGTTTTCCGGCGAGAGTGAAAAAGAGATCTCGGCAGAAAAGAAGAGAGAAAAAATAACCATTTATCACTTATAAAATTAACAGGATATGAAAAAGAATCAATTAGAGAGGCGGGCATACACTTGTCCCGCTATCAGCATCTACGGATTGCCTATGGAAGGCCTCTTGCAGTCGGCCACAGGGCAGCACAAGAATGCCGGTTCGGGCGGAAGCTCGGGCGACGCCAAGGAAGACTTCTTTTGGGATGAAGAAGAGGAAGGAGAAAAAGAAGAATTGGAATTCATGTATTAAAAAAGAAAGGAAAAAACAATGAAACGTATCTATAAAACTTTGCTTTCATCCCTTGCCATGACCACTCTCGTTGCCGCCTGCGCAAACGAAGACACGAATCAGACCGCCGGAAACGCTGTCGGAAACACCGCGCAAGAAGTCACCACCACTTTTACCAGCACCGCCGGCACGCGCACCACAATGGAACATGTGCAGAACGGACCGGGAAAATTCTTTTGGGAGGCGGGCGACCAAATTTGGGTCGACAACGGCACTACACGGGTAGCCAGTACCACGAGTAACATCACAGGCAAGACCAACCACGCCCGCTTCCAACTGTCGGGCTCTTACCTCAACTCTACCTATCCGGTTTATTACACCGGACAGGGTAGCACCTCCGGCGACGAGGTGGAAATCAAGGCCACCCAAGCGCAGACCGCTGCCAACAGCTCGGCTCACCTCGGGGCTTCGGGCGACTGTGGTTATGCTTTGGCACAGAAAAAGACCAACGGCTTTTATTTCGCACTCGAACATCAGGCCACCTATCTCTACCTGCTGCCCCGAAGCGAAAACGCCCTGATACGCCAGTTCGTCATCGAGAAAGTGACCGTCACGGCCGACAAAGACATTGCCGGCAAATTCCCCCTCACCGCCACCGGATTGGCTACGACTCCCAGCTCCAACGGTTCGAAAACCATTACTCTCACTGTACCCCAGCTGCCCCTGCGCGCCGTGGCCACCCCCGAGGACAACGCCCTCTACATCGTGATGGCCCCGCAGACCACGGCTCTCAACGTGGTGTATCATCTGCGCAACATCGGCACAGGGATGACCGGAACAGTAACCAAAAATTTCGCCTCGGCAACCTATCTGCCCAACACCGTCTACGACCTCACCTCCAATCTGGGGCGCGACTACAGTCGCGAGGTGACGCCCTACATGTGGGATGCCAAAAAGTGGTATTACGATGGGCAAACCCCACCCTACACCCCAGCGAAGGCTCCGCAGAACAAGACGACCGATCCGCTGCGATGGTTCAACGACGAGTTTACCGAAAACGGTCCCTGTGCTGTGGCCCAAAACTCCTGTCGCGACTGTCCCAATCAGTTTGAAATGGCTTGGTATCTCATCTTCGGTCCCTACTGGGATGCGGAAGAACTTTGGACAGCCAACAACAAAGTGTATAAAGGCGTGATACGCCTGAAGAAGTGGGCCCACTTAGTGGCCGATCACGGGGCCAGTTCCACAGCGATTCCCACCACCCTACCTCCAAGTTCTTCGTGCAAGGACCAGCAAGCATTTTTTAACCTAACCGACCATTGCGTCATGGCCAACAATTTCTCCGTATCCACCGGCATTCCCACCCCCACCGAGATGACGAAATATTTCGCTCTTCCTGCAGGTTCGGATGAAAGTCAAGCCACCTATTGGACAAGCACCGGAACGGGCGTTCTTAATGGTTATAAGCCTTACCCTCTGGCTCCTTATCTCGGAATTATGGGTTCCACCATGTTTATGGGTAATTACAACTATATCGGACGAGCGCGTACAGAACCTTATCGCGCAGTGAAGTTCGAATAAAGTGTGCTTCTAAGCAGTTGGAAGCATACTTGATTTCTCTGCCTTCCAACTCAGAGGATGTCCATCGACCTTTCGGCCACGACCGAAAAGCAAATTCGAGCAAAGAAATGAGTTTCGGCCGCGGCCGAAACTCATTTCTCATTCAACCAATCCACCGGCTGCAGCCGACAACACCAAACAGAGAAAACCCATACCGCCATAACCTGCGGTAACAGCGCAAGCCATCGCGCAACAAGCGGGAGGCCATCTCCCACCTATTCGGAAGTCACCTCCCGCACACTCGGAGGTCATCAGCCGAAAAGAGAATGGTCAATTCTCAATTGTGAATGATCAATTGTCAATTCATTTTTCATACCTTTGCAGACAGCTCGAACGCTATTCTCTCCCAGGCGCACTTCCTCCCGAAGAGATGCAACTGAGTGAGAACTGCATCAACACATCCCCCATCGCAATGAAACTCAACACCCATTCTAAAAACCGAATTCTCTTCTCCGCCCTGTTTTCATTCTGCGTAGCCATTGCCCCGGCCATGCCGGCGCAACGCGGCGTATGGCGAACGGCTACACTGACCGACGGCACTTCCATTCGCCTTCAGTTGCAAGGCGACGAGCATCTGCATTATTGGCAGTCGGAAGACGGGAGATGCTTCTCCATCGACGACAACGGCATGGCCCATCTCCTGACTGAACCGACGAGAGCCAAGGCGCAGACCCGCGCCAAGGAAAACAATCGCCGTAGAGAGGCGCGCCGACTCCGGCTGACGTCACAACGCACACCGTACACAGGGCATAAAAAGGGCCTGATCATCCTCGCCGAGTTTTCCGACCGCCACTTCGCCGCTGGCCACGACAAAGCCCTTTTCTTCCGCATGGCCAATCAAGAGGGATTTACGCATCAAGACGGAGCCAGGGGGAGCATACACGATTACTTCAAAGCGCAGAGCAATGAGGCTTTCGACTTGACGTTCGACGTGGTCGGACCAGTGCGCCTGGCTCACAACATGGCCTATTACGGGGCCGAGACCGAGGACGGCGATCACGATACTCGCCCGGGAGAGATGGCCGCCGAGGCCTGTCGGGCCGTTCAAGATTCTGTCGACTTCAGTCTCTACGACTGGGATCAAGACGGCGAGGTAGATCAGGTTTACATCATCTACGCCGGCTACGGTCAGGCTTCGGGCGGACTCCCGAACACCATCTGGCCGCACGAATGGACGCTCTCGTCGTCCGACTACGGTAGCACGCTCACCCTCGACCACGTCACCATTGACACCTATGCCTGTAGCAACGAACTCGAACTCGGTCCGCGGCTTGCCGGAATCGGTACCGCCTGCCACGAGTTCACCCATTGCCTCGGATTCCCCGACATGTACGACACGGCCGGTCACGGTTCCTTCGGGATGGGATCGTGGGACTTGATGGACTACGGCGGCTATAACGGTCGGGGCTACACTCCGGCCGGATACACCAGCTACGAGAAGATAGAATCGGGCTGGCTTCATGCCGTAGAACTGAAACAGGATATCGACGTGCCTACACTTCTTCCGCTAAGCGAGGGAGGCGGTGCCTTCATCATCTACAACGACAACGAACCCCGGGAATACTATCTGCTCGAGAATCGCCGCAAGAGTCACTGGGACTCGGCCCTGCCCGGCGAAGGCCTCTTAGTGTTGCATGTCGACTACGATGCTGCCGCCTGGCAACACAACCGCGTGAACGCTAATCCCAATCATCAGCGGTGCACCATCTTTCATGCCGACAATTCGGCCGGCACAACCATGGCCAGTCAAGCCGGAGACCCCTACCCTTTCAACGATAACGATAGCCTCACTGCCACGTCTCAACCCCGCGCGTCGGTCTTCAACCTCGGCCCGGATGGCAGCGACGTTCTCAACAAATCGCTCACTCACATCCGCCGTCATCCCGATGGCCATGTCTCGTTCCGCTTTCGCCTCACTTCGGGCGGGAATCTCACAATCCCGGGCGACACGCTCTTTTACGAGTCGTTCGACAAGTGTCGCGGTCGCGGCGGCAACGATGGCCTATGGGCCGGTGCGGCTGGCTCGGGTGCTTTCCACCCCGACCGTCTCGGGTGGACTTCCGCCACCAGCGGCAATGCCGAATACGGTGCCCATCAGTGTGCTAAGTTCGGTACGACAAAGACCTGGGGAAACGAGCGCACGCCTCTCTTCTATGCTGAAGACGGAGCCACCATCACCTTCAAGGCCGCCGCTTGGGGAACTGAAAACTGTACCCTCAATATCAGCAGTCTCAACCCCCGCCTCACCATCACGCCTGCGTCTTTCGCGCTCTCCAAAAAAAGCTGGACCACCTGCACCGCTACCCTCCACGGCACGGGGCAGCTCCGCCTCTCGTTCATCGGCAGTCAGCCTCGTTTCTTCCTCGACGAGGTGCAGGTTCTCCGCCCCACCGCCACCGGCATCTCTGAGATTCCCGTCGAACCTACTGCCTCAGAGCATGATCCCTCTGCCACTCGTTCGCAACGCATCTACAGTCTCGACGGCCGCTACCTGGGCACTCGTCTCGACCTCCTGGGCAAAGGCATCTACATCGTAGGGGGAAGGAAAGTGGTGAGGTAAAATCCAGAGACCTTTATTTGTCCATCTCAAAAGATTGTGCTACCTTTGCCGTCGTCTTCACAGAAACCGCTCGTTTCTGTAACAACAAGACCATAGGTTTCTTTCAATAAGAGAACAGAACAACAAA from Prevotella sp. oral taxon 475 encodes:
- a CDS encoding transposase yields the protein MKKNQLERRAYTCPAISIYGLPMEGLLQSATGQHKNAGSGGSSGDAKEDFFWDEEEEGEKEELEFMY
- a CDS encoding M6 family metalloprotease domain-containing protein, which produces MQLSENCINTSPIAMKLNTHSKNRILFSALFSFCVAIAPAMPAQRGVWRTATLTDGTSIRLQLQGDEHLHYWQSEDGRCFSIDDNGMAHLLTEPTRAKAQTRAKENNRRREARRLRLTSQRTPYTGHKKGLIILAEFSDRHFAAGHDKALFFRMANQEGFTHQDGARGSIHDYFKAQSNEAFDLTFDVVGPVRLAHNMAYYGAETEDGDHDTRPGEMAAEACRAVQDSVDFSLYDWDQDGEVDQVYIIYAGYGQASGGLPNTIWPHEWTLSSSDYGSTLTLDHVTIDTYACSNELELGPRLAGIGTACHEFTHCLGFPDMYDTAGHGSFGMGSWDLMDYGGYNGRGYTPAGYTSYEKIESGWLHAVELKQDIDVPTLLPLSEGGGAFIIYNDNEPREYYLLENRRKSHWDSALPGEGLLVLHVDYDAAAWQHNRVNANPNHQRCTIFHADNSAGTTMASQAGDPYPFNDNDSLTATSQPRASVFNLGPDGSDVLNKSLTHIRRHPDGHVSFRFRLTSGGNLTIPGDTLFYESFDKCRGRGGNDGLWAGAAGSGAFHPDRLGWTSATSGNAEYGAHQCAKFGTTKTWGNERTPLFYAEDGATITFKAAAWGTENCTLNISSLNPRLTITPASFALSKKSWTTCTATLHGTGQLRLSFIGSQPRFFLDEVQVLRPTATGISEIPVEPTASEHDPSATRSQRIYSLDGRYLGTRLDLLGKGIYIVGGRKVVR
- a CDS encoding nucleotidyltransferase, whose amino-acid sequence is MKPTLLLLAAGMGSRYGGLKQLDGLGPNGETIMDYSIYDAIKAGFGKIVFVIRKDFEQDFRERILSKYEGHIPAELVFQSIDALPAGFEVPEGREKPWGTNHAVLMAKDVVKEPFCVINCDDFYNRDSFMVMGRFLAQLPEGSRNRYAMVGFRVGNTLSENGTVARGVCSADADGHLTTVVERTEIMRVNGAVSYKDEQGAWVAIDDNTPVSMNMWGFTPDYFEYSEEGFRTFLSDPKNLAHPKAEFFIPLMVNHLVNEGTATVQVLDTTSKWFGVTYSADREGTVARIQSLIREGVYPEKLF